AATTGACCAGTTATCTAGAgataaatgggaataaaaaatgtCAGAGCACCAAAAGGAGAAGCTCAGGCTGAAcaagttttatattaaaatattaaattgtagGATACTTACCAAATTTCATGCTTTTAAGGCAACTGTCTTCTTTCTATTTCAAGGGagacaataaaatattagaataatcCAAATACCAAACTTCCACAATTTTATGTTATTCTTATGTGTTACTTTGAAAAATCGGGGAAAAGGAAATCAAGCCTTTGTTCTTACCTTGTGGGCATCTGTATTATCCTTTTCTGGACGAAGTGCAGGCTTCTTCTGAAAGGCTGTACAAATCTTTATGAGTATGATCGCAAAGATAATTcccagaaaaattataaataaggtTGCCATCCAGTTATTTTTAGAAGTCCAGGACTCTAGAAGGTCCCATAATgtcaaaaatgtattattttccaaTCCACccactttttttaagaaataaaattgctttgacatttttatgttatatgtgaAATAGACTGATGTCTTCATTCCAAAGTCCTCGATTCTGGATGCCCCAAAACCCAAAAAGGTGGTATGCCCATCTTATAACCACATGTAATGCtctgccagaaaaaaaatgtccagTGCTGCCCAGTGCCTTGTCAAGTGCAGCAGTGATTGCTCTGGGTCTAAGAAAAGTGAGGTACGTGTCATAGTGGGTATTTAACTGAGCTCATACCAACTTGATTTTTTAGTAAAATAGAACACCtcatttgatatttctttttgttaGAAGGGTCTGTCACCCGTGTTCCTCTTCGACAATCTACTGTGATGCTGAAAACCCAAGTTAGATTTTGGTAGATTTTGGAATGGTCTCCTGGTGACTTTCCTCTTCACCCTGTTTCTGGTGATTCCAAGGAGCAGCTACTTGTGACGCTTGCTGATGTCAGAATTAGGGTGGGGCAGAGCCAGATCTAAGTACTGCTCGCCTTCCCTCAAGGTCTAGAGAGTAGTTTAGTCACAAGTATACAAAAAAGTCTGGactattaatgaaaaaatactacCTTGGATTTAGAGCACTTTCCCGTTGAAGACGTAATGAATTAATTCTTCCTTTGTCTTCACTTATTCAAGGTCGGTTGAGGAAAGAAGTATAATTCTTTACACCAGAGTTAACTGTTCAGGCCTCTTCTGTCACATAACTTTGAGTGCAAGAAagatttattgagctcttacttcCCTTGAGTATTAGAGATAATGAGATCAATGACGCATCCTAGGAGTTTACACTCTCCCAGTCTACTGGACCATAGCCGACAGGTATTTATGATCTTAATTTAGTTTAACTGTGATTATGGGATTTGTCTTTGCAAAGTATAGCTCTCCGGAATGCATGGTAGGCATTCCTTAGTTCTAGAAGAAACTTCAATTCCTCTGGATTTTTCTAGGGCAAGGTCCACCCTCCTCTCTGACTCCCCATCCATATACACGATCAGGGTGATTTTATTCTGCTGGggttttttataatatttaatgcaGCTGGCAAAATACTCAATTTCTCTTGCCTGATGGCAGACATTCTCTAATTCATTTAATGTTAACAATCTTAAAGGGGGTTGAGCGTTTTAACATTAAGGAACTCTCTAGTTCCTTAGATCTTTTAGGGCTTGATGACACTGAATCCCTAATTAGTATACCACGAATAGCTCTAATAAGAACTGAAAAGGAACTTCTGTGTACCACTCCCGCTGATGCTTAAGTCTTCAGAGAGGTAAAGAAGAGTATCCCCATCCCCTCCAGGGCTTTGTCATGTTTGTTATTTAAGTAATTGACTACTAATAAAAGTATAATTACCTATTTTTCAGCATAGACACTTATGTCCTTTGCACTAGAAACCTCTTTTTATGTCAATCTCAAGTGAGcagcaaaaaaaagtaaatgctatgtttattttttaaagtcacgaagacaataaaaaataacagcaGAGAAATCCCATTACTAACAGTAATACAGATACTGAAAGAAAACAcccagaaaaaaattctatttaagtttaaaaatatatatctaccaATGCCACACTCTTTGAACTATTTGGACATTGTGAACCAGGTTTTTGTTCTTTACATGTAAAGAGAAAGTCCCAGTAATAAGTGTATAAAACAGCAATATAAAACCAAGGATATTAATATCTTAGTTCAATACAAGGATTTATTGAATAATGAATGACTAAGGCACTGAGCAAGTAACACCAAGTGCTTTAtggatacaaagatgagtaaaacCACTCCCTGACCCGAAGCAGTAATTAGTTGTATAGAGCAAATATGTCAATAATCTCTGAAAAGGCAGAGTGTGAATAGCAACAGAGAAGATATTATGTGGCTTTGAAGGAGAGATGGCTGGAGTAATTCAAGAAAAGCTGTGAAGtgggaaagagaatttaagggccttgaaggatgagtatgATTTGGTAACAaagactaacaaagaaaaaagtttcaggaagagaagacagaaagactTGTTCATAAACTTTGTGTATCCAGGTTAGCTGGAGTACTGTGTACAGGTTCAGAGtatgagggagagaaaataaggTTAAAATGTTGATAGGGCCTATCGTGGAGAGCCTTGAACTAAGGTCTTTAATCTTAATAGTCACCCTTGGAGAGCCACCAACAGTTTTTGAGTTAGAGGTGTCAAATGGTTTATTGAACCAAGGAgacaataaaatagtaaaatgaattAGGCTACTGTAATTCATTTTATAGTACGGGGATAGAATCAGACTTTGATACTGAAAACACAGGATTTGGCAACTAAAAGGAAGCAAATGGATTCAGAAGTGGTGTAGAAAAGCTAATGGTGAAGGAGAAAGGATTTAAAGATAATCCCAAAGCTGGTTTGTCAAGGACTAGCTAGCTTCCTCAACCTAGGcattactgacattttggacCGGGTGCATCTTCGTAATGGCTGGTTGTCCTGTACACTGCAGGATTTCAGCAGAATGCCTTTCTCTTACCTATGAGAAGCCAGTAGTAGCCCCACCCCAGTCGTGActaccaaaaatgtctccagacattgtcaaatgtcccctagAGAACAAAATCACTCccagttgagaactactgattTAGGTGAATGGTTGTGCCATTAATCAGGGCCTACCAGAGCCGGCGCCGGGATAGCTCTATGACCATAATCTCAAACTTGAAGGAGCTGCACCCTTTCCCTGCAAGATGTGTCAATTCTGTGCAGAAGAGCAGATGGGACCTtttcacaaatgtttattttggcCTTACACGTATCACTCATATCTTTCTCTGGCAGTTGTATGTTCCCCACCCATGGCTAGGTACACAGTTCTCAAATGACAAGCTACTTCATCAATCCAGAATAGTAGTTTCTCACAGATAACTCAGGGTAAAATCAACTTTAAATGACCTTCTACGACATCCCTATATTTGTAGTAGTATCTTTGAATGGTCATCCATATTATGCCTATAGTTTAATTTGAAAACttgaatatataattacataGCTGGTAACCTTTTAAATCTATTTCTCCATTGTACTTTTATATTATAATctgctttatagtaagttttcctttctattttcctttttagtttcaCTTCTGGTTTACAGTATTAATATTTTCCAATTGATTTACACTTTAAATAGaccattattatatttgtcagctctggttaaatattttttataatattttgatcactcttgttttaaaagttaagaattatATACTATTTAAGTTAGGGCCTTGTTCAAGAAATAGTCAAAAAGTGAATAACTATTGTACACTGACATGGAAATTTCGATTTTGTAGTTGTACGTGATTTCATTCTATAATACACAATTTAGATACCGTTATCTAGGTTTTCGTTCTTTATGCACTATTTAGAAAAACTAAGAAGTAATTAAAATCCATTAACTTCACCAGGGCAGGAGGAGTGAGGGACCTCAAAAATCTGCAAGCTTCCCAGGCCACCCTGGCTGTCTGAAGGGCTTAATATTAGGGCAGTAGAAAAATCAGGGAAGGGAGTTAATTTCCTACTATAGAAAACCACTGCTCACTacaaactttatatatatatatatatatatatatatatatatataatcagcCTCATCGCATTTTCGTGTTCTTTATAGGAAGTATAGAAcctatgtttttaatatataactcAATACCATTCTAGTCCAAGTGATACCCGCACTTCTCAAGGCAAAATTAAGTGCCCTAACTCTGCCTAGATACAGTACAGATGTTAGTCCCACTATTTACTCCTTATTTCATTCTCCCCTTAATCAGAGCTTTAGACATCAAGTTCCCCCACTATACGAAACTCCAAGTGTTTACTCATCATTGCAAACCTAATGAGGCTTTGCCTATAACAGGCcttcagtaaacatttaatgaatgaaaGTTGTTACTTTATTCTAAAAACAATGTTCAGAGTCCCcatatttgaaaatgtatctTCATCTATCCCTTGAGATTTATTAAAAGATTAGGTTAATAGATGTAGATTCTATAAAACTGACTAAATTTACTAAAGTGTTGTTTTCCTTTCATAAAGATGACACTGCTCTGCAAAATTAAGAGTACTTTCTCAGTTGAGCAGCAATAAGACAAAAGTTCTGTTGTAACAAAAttcaatgtttaatttttcaaaacttaactatattaaagaaaataaattatatttagacCACCTTCAATATTTGTACATAACCTTTATACAACTATAACAGTGCTTTCAAAAGACACTTTGTAAAGGGCATTAATTTcacaattaaaatgtgttttaaaaatggggGAACATTAAAGAACATTAAATTAGTCTGAAATATATCTCATAATGCTGAGAGGTATGTTGTTCTTTAACAAATTAACTGTATTTGTATTCAAAATAACATAGCTTGTAACTACAGACAATTATTTCTTGTCCGTTTCAGTGATTTCCTGGATCCAAAAcaaaatctgtgtatttatttctttgaaaacatcatttGTTGACCGtcctttcactgccatggaatGACTTGCTTTCTCAATCCAGTGGATTTTATTAGGAGCTTGCATTTTCTGTGCCACTTTCTCCAACAAgttctaaagggaaaaaagaagaggatacTAGACTAATGTTCTACTGGTGTTCAGTAAAGATTTCCTCTCTCCCACCGCACCTATACTGGCATCCATTCTCTAAATATTAAAACCTAGTCTACAGCTAACTTTTGAGGCAATGGAACGTGCAAGAAGTGGCAGTCCATGTTTTTCAGATACAGCAACACAACAGAACAGATTAGGCATTCATTACTGATGCTAAAAAGTCATTAAGTAAACTAGAGccaaaaaaattctcttaaaaaatgttttccccaAGGAAATTATTTATATGCTCTGGGAAATACACTAAAATTTAGTAATATGTAcaagttacttttttttcaagagtcaattttataacaaattgaagagaTCTGCTTAAATGTTGAAATGATAAACCAAACGTACAGTCTAGTAATCTGAAATTCACAAGATTCAGATATTAATCCTTCATTTTCTACGTGAGAGTTAATCCATTTACCAACACTCTTTATAGGGGGATGAATATTGTCAGTATGCTTATATTTTTAGGTTCTCCAAAGCAACAGggttaactaaagaaaaaaactagcaTTAGTaaaatcagcattttttaaaaaaaataatttatttatttatttatttatttatttttggccacagcacatgggatcttagttccccaaccagggatcaaacccgtaccccctgcattggaagcacagagtcttaaccactggaccaccagggaagtccctaaaatcaGCATCTTTTTAAAGAGACTGAATGTTGCAGGTAATATCTTGTTCCCAAGatgtttatttcattctttctctctcattcacaCAAATATCAAGTTATAATTCACCTTTTCACACATTTCATCTGCTGAGCCTGACACAAACAGTACAGGATCTTTTATACGAAAGAGATCTTCATCTCTAAGTTTATGCTGCTGCTTTGGATGGTGCAGTGGATAGGAAATACAAATGAGACCTCGAACAAaatcatcagcatcatctggcTCAATATGACACATTACAGAAGCAGCTGCTCTTGAGCCCATTGAACGACCTAAAACCAATTAAAATTAAGTTCAGTTTGaaatataaacattcacataaagTAATGGTGATGATAATGTGGCAAATCAGATTTCATTCACTGTTCATCCATCATATTGCTtatcaacaaatattaactaCAACCGGTGCCAATTAAAAAGCTGCAATACCCATAGACTTGTGAAGAGCTAAAAACTGATCCTAagtcaaatcttaaaaaaaaaaaggaattattttccaaaagaatacTTGAAGTGGTGAAGACAATCCTTGTGAAGGAATCATTTGAGAGGGGGTGATTCAGGGATATAAATAAAAGGAGACCTCTTCAGGTTATAACACATATGTATGAGGTTTAAAttagatttaaatattaaagtatcTTGGTGTTACACCAGGAAGTGACTtaccgaaacaaaacaaaaaatccttaaGTCTCTTCCTgtcattaattttaattctcGATTACCTATTCCTATATTAATATGAGTAGATTTTAGAACAAGTATTCACAAGTATTGAAAACTTACCTCCAAGGAAAACACCTGCAAGTTTGTATTCTCCTGAGGTCTTTAGGTAATTCTAGAAAAATCGACCAAAAAATTATCAATTCTTCTCCCATGAAATATTCCACTGGAAAACCAACATATATTTTCTCATCATTACTGAAATGtatgaacatttttgcaaaaacaaTCAGGAAATTTCAAGGGATTCTTCTTGGAAGAGGTAACCAATTCTTTGCTCTCTGGTCATGCCTTCACTGTCAAATCATAAACTGGGTAATACAggcaaataagtgaaaaaaaaccccactgtcTAAAACAAATTCaagtactaaaatatttttaaagaaaaatcgtggagggaaaaaaagccagtAAAAGCTTCCAACTAATACAAAATGTGATAATACTAACATCTAATTTAAAGCTCTGAAAAACTCAGTAAGCTTGATCTGGATTAAAAGAAATTTCAGATTTGTTTTATCCGGGGTTTTATAGTTTCTAATACAGaaatcatatattatttgtacATTCACAGTATACAAGGCAAAATACCTAGAACTATACATCCTAAATTTCAATATGGAAATTACATCATAAGTAGATTCTTTGGCAGTATCACGGAGAAACATTTATGATGTAAGCACTCATCCCCATGGAAACTAACTGATGGCAAAAAAGAGAAATCTGACCATCACACAGCCTTCATACACTGCTGAGTTTCTAAGAATACTcattaaaggatttttaaattaaaccaaaTGACTGCTAATAAAATTTGTCTtaaatttattatgaattttaaaaacaattctgtcataagtaaatataaagaaattttctTACCAAAACTGATTTATATGCCTTAATTCTATGTACAATATTAAGGCCTTTACAGGTAAACCTCAGGCTAAAAAAACCATGAGATGCAAGATGGGATGCCAGTGACATCAAATGAGGAAGATTCATATCTCCTGATGCTCCATGTGTAAGAATTATTCCATATGTTAAGCTCTTGTTAGGTACCAAACAAACAGCATCTAgtaatttatttccaaaaggtatttttaatttaacctgGAATTCAAGAGAATAAATGGATCAAAAATTACTTCCTTGCCTATTCAGACAAATGAATAACTATATATGTTTGTTCTGCAAGACCCATGATTCAAGTCACAGCCTCCAAATAAAAAgcaatgatattaataataactaatatttaagaaatacttattGTGTCAAGTACTATTATAactgctttatatgtattaaatcatttaacATTCCTAAGAATTCTGAGGCAAGTACtgttactatctccattttatagctgagaaaactgaggcacagtagGTTACATAATGTGCCCAAGGTTATATATCCAATTAGCTAGGATCCAAACTCGGGCAGTCTGCTCCAACGTTCTCACTCTTAACCACGAATGCTATGCTGTCTCTCACAGTACAagatggaaataagaaaattactcTGGAGCCATatgactacaaaaaaaaaaaaaaggaatcttgaaGATGCAGAATGTATGAAAATATGTATTACCTCTGTATGACtcattttcactgttgaataACAAACTTAAAGTGCATTACATCTGAGAAGCAAAGGACATCTCCCTGAAAAGAAGATTCTGTTGTGAAAGGTGGGTTGGCAGACACAAGAACTATGAATGAACACACTCAGTAGCTAAAGTAAACATTTAGAACTACTTGTCTAAGAACTGATGTCTTTACAagcacattatttattttcactccTACGGTCACTCAGAATTGGTTATAGGACCAGGTGTGGGGCTGGCAGATGTTATTTAAGATAAAGCCAATGTGATATCTTCACATGGATGCCTTAAGAAAATTCATACCAAAGTAGGATGCTGTATCTTGGTAAtgctgtaaaaaaatatatatatgtatttttttccctaagcatCTTTATTCTCAACCATCTTCAACTTAATTTCACAGCATCTTTCTATTAACCCATTTCCTTCGTCTTTATCATTCCCAGCTCTTCCTCCGACCCTGCAATGGAAGTACACATCCACACCCTTTGTCCTGAGACTCTGCAGAGCCTCCCAGTAGGCAGAGTGTAAATCTCCACCCTATTGCCTTTGGGCTTggctatgtgacttgctttaatcAACAGAATATGTTTCAATGTGCCACTTCTGAGCTAAGGCATGGCAAATTTCCAGAAGTGCTCTTGAACTCTTGCCTTCAGCCCTGAGAAAAACATGCTTCATGTATTCTTGCTTTTTTTAGCCTGGGTTCCAGAATGAAGACACATGGAGCAGACCAGAACCCAAAACTAAAGTCTGGAGTCCAGCCTAGTCCAACCAACATCTAAACCACTGAAGAACCAACAGCATGAAATGCTGGGAGCCAGAGATTTCAGGGTTGTTATGCAGCATTCCTTCCTATAGGTAGAGATCTTTTATTGTTCAGGATATCATCATCAGGATCTCcattattcatcttttttcccATTAACATTTACTAATTCATTCACTGAATAGATAAGAATAACATGGTCCAAAGTTGAAAAGGTACAAAAATATACTGTGGAAAGTCTCTCCCTCATTCCACTTTTGCCTTACCATCCAGATCCCCTCTTCAAAGGCAACCAATATTCTGCtatctttcagatattttatatatatagacacacacatctttttctttttataaactgGTGACCTACTTTTCTGAACCGCCCCCCCAATATGTTATCTTGGTGATTACTCTTTTCCTTATACAACGAGCTTCTTTCAATGTTTTTTTATGGCTATAGAATATTCCAAGGAAGGGGtgtacataatttattttaccaaCCATCTATTAATGAAAATGAGATCGTTTCCAATCTTCTGCTAAAACCATATTGCAATGAGTGGCACTG
This Physeter macrocephalus isolate SW-GA chromosome 13, ASM283717v5, whole genome shotgun sequence DNA region includes the following protein-coding sequences:
- the TEX30 gene encoding testis-expressed protein 30 isoform X1 gives rise to the protein MSHTEVKLKIPFGNKLLDAVCLVPNKSLTYGIILTHGASGDMNLPHLMSLASHLASHGFFSLRFTCKGLNIVHRIKAYKSVLNYLKTSGEYKLAGVFLGGRSMGSRAAASVMCHIEPDDADDFVRGLICISYPLHHPKQQHKLRDEDLFRIKDPVLFVSGSADEMCEKNLLEKVAQKMQAPNKIHWIEKASHSMAVKGRSTNDVFKEINTQILFWIQEITETDKK
- the TEX30 gene encoding testis-expressed protein 30 isoform X2; its protein translation is MNLPHLMSLASHLASHGFFSLRFTCKGLNIVHRIKAYKSVLNYLKTSGEYKLAGVFLGGRSMGSRAAASVMCHIEPDDADDFVRGLICISYPLHHPKQQHKLRDEDLFRIKDPVLFVSGSADEMCEKNLLEKVAQKMQAPNKIHWIEKASHSMAVKGRSTNDVFKEINTQILFWIQEITETDKK